From the Perca flavescens isolate YP-PL-M2 chromosome 21, PFLA_1.0, whole genome shotgun sequence genome, one window contains:
- the LOC114547633 gene encoding myosin phosphatase Rho-interacting protein isoform X6 — translation MTLCQAVTPHLMKLNKNKPDLLNFKKGWMTKLYEDGMWKKHWFVLTDQSLRYYKDSIAEEASELDGEIDLSTCHDVKEFPVQRNYGFQILCKEGVCTLSAMTSGIRRNWIQAIMKNVRPTIAPDVTRKNITLKLSVLKPRSFPEEKTKAHVMLEPCLQATSEPSSSPVTPKSDVHRQLACNNASAPPSEPLKSRVRERRREGRSKTFDWSEFKMEQTEKPAKERADSVDLSSSFSTTSSYCSPSSSPSSIASSPVSTSSIQTSSVSGARPLSMTVEAEKESVMRSEGVPLHSTTSATHMPNTVTVTMISTLNTTSPVQPSIPECQEQGKMEVDHTMAMCPASEDKKDSRTSGVREEIEQRWHQVETTPLREEKQVPINTASGNSGNSDRLPAHELAALLDKELGQKQQELDRLQKQNNVLKEQLEDALGREQSARAGYVLQSATPSSSMVPWQRLHKLNEDLQGELETQKRKQDLAQQQIRTLKRSYTEAQHAVDHHESGIQALQAKLASAMAEILASEQAVARMRNELKLEQERSKEQEEEYGRGEATLRAQLKDSEERLREVEASLLERSQALRHLERQQALQRDHTREIQRLQEMLQEVTARQSATEKGQALKEERLRKEQHSMQESHERERQNLCRRLAEAETAQKEMENQLLKAKQQVEALLRGRQASGGTECREEILKLQEELAQKTDTVESLRESVRRLEEEKSHLTCRCQELLNQIAEADREVNKLRNRLETEEADYYTLEHSYERATQEFEKMSQFLREKEEEIRQTKEMYERLVERKEEDLKEALVKMAALGNSLEETEQKLQAKEELLCQMSQSILDKAEPCSAEKDLQAKLVVAEDRIAELEQHLNALQLGYADLRMERQQIPDQSKKTRLKTSASLSANAELLLSFDNTSNTEKYPDDKESQAKRPRIRFSSIHCQKYINLEGLDTSHVSTAFADTRQTVNQDIDEEIHLSEGNLSSDIPFSHSSDPEKFISIVHALETKLLATEDKLRHLTQNLEEQRSIQAEDMSKIDLTMTETKPNANKDFSCGSGIQSSSANKHYAKALVCVENSREKVRTILSGSHDTTGSQLHSLSEIENDLFNASLYIRQGQKTLEEQSPVVHQNQVPETLDKEALHLFAKTLSFEAIVLNKMALLIQTSKSDLLQSLAEIWEDMENIKVGDKDCLAIVYADVLTRKLMLESAFWKELEKAETDVAKSKEGSVSADVDVDTTVIFNTFIKAELAYSIQNLKLCYEEKFQILKRELTDAHDNLHQREMALKAIIEASKRPDLKNVIKEVKNNFGFSKQKLADIHPPELAPYMEQIEMEEARGLAEEIVDRHLAGEMPSCGVDSIESLQNAHDNLANELQRQALILHKYAQEIESGGNHPGLAKMIHALLGHQTSHHFTSTSLCMREALIQAQVAYVACRLRAMHEQDLGWCKQTGQNMDDLVQQHARNVSAIQEKYEASLQDEHLNFTQTVSTLQKENHTLKSEISKRVNQLSQQQEQLALLEEHFQRETEELKQRHKQELSQAEKGRVSTDLALMETTADSQRKLEVLLVDMDTMEERHEGHVRKLEEQFEQRICELQHIHKQEIEKLHSEYMENIQCIQKHQQDEKGPGVSDSPPCDEVATPMEEEEQGKGEDAQIMSEVDSMVVLKDRIQELEAQMSTMKDELESKHLEGDVASLREKYQRDFESLKATCERGFAAMEDTHQKLIHDLQRQHQREISKLMEERERLLAEETAATIAAIEAMKNAHKEELEKTHRSQLSGLNSDIDELRLQYEEELQSIHRELEVLSEQYSQKCLENAHLAQALEAERQALRQCQRENQELNAHNQELNNRLTTEITRMRSCFSGETALSPLTQGKDVYELEVLLRIKESEIQYLKQEIHSLKDELQSALRDKKYATDKYKDIYTELSIVKAKADCDICKLKEKLLIATEALGERIVDGTVTSGYDIMKSKSNPDFLKKERSTTSKQSRGIRSKVSVKFNKTFFFPNYRHFVSNSNME, via the exons ATGACTCTCTGTCAGGCGGTGACACCACACCTGATGAAGCTCAACAAAAACAAG CCAGATCTGCTGAACTTCAAAAAAGGATGGATGACAAAGCTGTACGAAGACGGAATG TGGAAGAAACACTGGTTTGTCCTGACAGATCAGAGTTTGAGGTACTACAAGGACTCAATAGCCGAGGAG GCTTCAGAACTGGATGGGGAGATTGACCTCTCCACATGTCATGATGTCAAAGAGTTCCCGGTCCAGAGGAATTATGGCTTCCAAATCCTG TGTAAAGAGGGAGTGTGCACCCTGTCAGCCATGACCTCTGGAATCCGTCGCAACTGGATTCAGGCCATTATGAAGAATGTGCGACCAACTATTGCCCCCGATGTCACCCG GAAAAACATCACTCTGAAACTGTCCGTTCTGAAGCCCAG ATCCTTCCCCGAGGAGAAGACAAAGGCCCACGTGATGTTGGAGCCGTGTCTACAGGCCACCTCTGAGCCAAGCTCCAGTCCTGTGACTCCCAAGTCTGATGTCCACAGACAGCTAGCTTGCAACAATGCCTCTGCCCCTCCCTCTGAGCCCCTTAAAAGCCGAGTTCGTGAGCGCAGACGAGAGGGCCGCTCCAAGACTTTTGACTGGTCTGAGTTCAAAATGGAACAGACCGAAAAGCCTGCGAAGGAACGAGCAGACTCGGTCGACCTCAGCTCATCATTCTCCACAACGTCCTCATAttgctctccctcctcttcccctTCCTCTATAGCGTCCTCTCCTGTctctacctcctccatccaAACCTCGTCTGTGTCAGGTGCTCGGCCACTTTCTATGACTGTAGAAGCAGAAAAGGAGAGTGTTATGAGGAGTGAGGGTGTCCCTCTACATAGCACAACCAGTGCAACCCACATGCCAAATACTGTCACTGTTACCATGATTTCCACACTAAACACTACATCACCGGTACAGCCGTCGATACCTGAATGTCAAGAGCAAGGAAAGATGGAAGTAGACCACACTATGGCCATGTGTCCTGCCAGTGAAGATAAGAAAGACAGCAGAACTTCAGGTGTCCGAGAAGAGATTGAGCAACGATGGCATCAGGTGGAGACAACACCGTTAAGAGAAGAGAAGCAAGTGCCCATCAACACAGCTTCAGGAAACTCTGGTAACTCTGACAGATTGCCTGCACATGAGCTTGCTGCACTGCTAGACAAAGAG TTGGGACAGAAGCAGCAAGAGCTGGACCGACTACAGAAGCAAAACAACGTTTTAAAAGAGCAGTTGGAAGATGCTCTAGGGAGAGAACAAAGTGCCAGAGCCGGCTATGTGCTACAG AGTGCAACACCCTCTTCCTCCATGGTACCATGGCAACGCCTGCACAAGCTTAATGAAGATTTGCAGGGCGAGTTGGAGACCCAAAAGCGCAAGCAGGACCTTGCTCAGCAGCAGATTCGGACACTAAAGAGAAGCTACACAGAAGCCCAGCATGCTGTAGACCACCATGAGTCTGGTATTCAGGCTCTGCAGGCTAAACTAGCATCTGCAATGGCTGAAATCTTGGCCAGTGAACAGGCTGTGGCCAGAATGCGCAATGAGCTCAAGCTTGAGCAGGAGCGTTCAAAAGAACAAGAAGAGGAATATGGCCGTGGTGAGGCCACCCTACGGGCCCAGCTTAAGGACAGTGAAGAAAGACTCCGTGAAGTAGAAGCCAGCCTCTTGGAGAGAAGCCAGGCCCTTAGGCACCTGGAGCGCCAGCAGGCCCTGCAACGAGACCACACGAGAGAGATACAGAGGCTGCAGGAGATGCTGCAAGAGGTGACCGCTCGGCAAAGTGCTACTGAAAAGGGTCAGGCACTGAAAGAGGAGCGCCTGAGGAAGGAGCAGCATAGCATGCAAGAGAGTCAtgagagggaaagacagaatctgTGTAGAAGATTAGCTGAGGCTGAAACTGcacagaaagagatggagaaccAACTGTTGAAGGCTAAGCAGCAGGTGGAGGCCCTGTTAAGAGGGAGGCAGGCCTCTGGAGGAACGGAATGCAGGGAGGAAATATTGAAGTTGCAAGAGGAGCTGGCCCAGAAGACCGACACGGTAGAGTCACTAAGGGAGAGTGTGCGTAGGCTAGAAGAAGAGAAAAGCCATCTCACTTGCCGCTGTCAGGAGCTTCTTAACCAGATTGCAGAAGCAGACCGTGAGGTGAATAAGCTCCGCAATCGTCTAGAAACGGAAGAAGCTGATTACTACACCCTGGAGCACTCATATGAGAGGGCTACCCAAGAGTTTGAGAAAATGAGCCAGTTCcttagagagaaagaggaagagatcCGGCAGACTAAGGAGATGTATGAGAGGCTGGTGGAACGCAAGGAAGAGGACTTGAAAGAGGCCCTTGTTAAAATGGCTGCACTTGGCAACAGCTTGGAGGAAACCGAACAAAAGTTGCAAGCTAAGGAGGAGCTTCTTTGTCAAATGAGTCAAAGCATCTTGGATAAGGCTGAGCCCTGTAGTGCTGAAAAGGATCTGCAAGCTAAGCTTGTGGTTGCGGAGGACCGCATAGCGGAGTTAGAGCAACATCTCAATGCCCTGCAGCTGGGCTATGCTGACCTACGCATGGAAAGGCAGCAAATCCCAGACCAGAGCAAAAAGACCAGGCTTAAAACATCGGCCTCCTTATCAGCAAACGCAGAACTCTTACTTTCCTTTGACAATACATCCAACACAGAGAAATACCCAGATGATAAGGAGTCTCAAGCTAAGAGACCAAGAATACGTTTTTCCAGTATTCATTGCCAAAAATACATAAATCTAGAGGGCCTGGACACTAGCCATGTGAGCACTGCCTTTGCAGACACAAGACAAACAGTGAACCAGGATATAGATGAAGAAATCCATCTAAGTGAAGGAAACCTCTCATCTGATATTCCCTTCTCTCACAGTAGTGACCCAGAGAAGTTTATCTCCATTGTACATGCTCTAGAGACCAAACTGCTAGCCACAGAGGATAAACTAAGACACCTCACACAGAATCTAGAAGAGCAACGATCCATCCAAGCAGAAGACATGTCCAAGATTGATCTAACGATGACCGAAACAAAGCCTAACGCTAATAAGGATTTCAGTTGTGGAAGTGGGATACAGAGTAGTTCTGCCAATAAGCATTATGCCAAGGCTCTGGTGTGTGTGGAAAATAGTAGAGAGAAAGTCAGAACTATTCTCAGTGGCTCTCATGATACCACTGGTTCACAGCTGCACTCGTTGTCAGAGATAGAGAACGATTTGTTCAATGCATCACTGTACATCCGACAAGGACAAAAGACGTTGGAAGAACAATCACCAGTTGTCCATCAAAATCAAGTCCCAGAGACTCTAGATAAAGAAGCCCTGCACCTCTTTGCTAAAACGTTATCATTTGAAGCAATCGTTTTGAACAAGATGGCTTTGTTAATACAGACTTCAAAGTCTGACCTCCTACAATCCCTTGCGGAGATATGGGAAGACATGGAGAACATTAAAGTGGGTGACAAAGATTGCTTGGCTATAGTTTATGCTGATGTCTTGACCAGGAAGTTGATGTTAGAAAGTGCATTCTGGAAAGAATTGGAGAAAGCTGAGACAGATGTTGCTAAATCCAAAGAGGGCAGCGTTTCAGCTGATGTAGATGTTGATACCACAGTTATCTTTAACACCTTCATTAAAGCAGAGCTGGCCTACTCTATTCAAAACCTTAAACTTTGCTATGAAGAGAAATTCCAAATACTGAAAAGGGAGTTGACTGATGCCCACGATAACCTGCATCAAAGGGAAATGGCTCTGAAAGCAATTATTGAAGCTTCCAAAAGGCCtgatttgaaaaatgtaataaaagaagtCAAAAATAACTTTGGGTTTAGTAAACAAAAGTTAGCTGACATTCACCCCCCTGAACTTGCTCCCTACATGGAGCAGATTGAAATGGAAGAGGCTAGAGGCTTGGCTGAGGAAATTGTAGACAGACACTTGGCTGGAGAAATGCCCTCTTGTGGTGTTGACTCTATAGAATCACTGCAAAATGCACATGACAACCTGGCTAATGAGCTTCAAAGACAAGCATTAATCCTCCATAAGTATGCCCAAGAGATAGAAAGTGGTGGAAACCATCCTGGACTGGCTAAAATGATCCATGCTCTTCTTGGCCACCAAACTTCACATCATTTCACAAGTACCTCTCTCTGTATGCGCGAAGCCCTAATCCAGGCTCAAGTGGCTTATGTGGCATGCAGGTTACGGGCCATGCACGAACAAGACTTGGGCTGGTGTAAACAGACTGGTCAGAACATGGATGATCTCGTCCAGCAGCACGCCCGCAATGTCAGCGCAATCCAAGAGAAATATGAAGCATCCTTACAGGATGAGCACCTCAACTTCACACAAACCGTTTCCACTCTCCAGAAGGAGAACCATACACTGAAGAGTGAGATCAGTAAGCGTGTGAACCAGCTATCCCAGCAGCAGGAGCAACTGGCTCTCCTGGAGGAGCATTTTCAGAGGGAGACAGAAGAGCTGAAGCAGAGGCACAAGCAAGAGCTAAGCCAAGCAGAGAAAGGGCGCGTCTCAACTGATCTGGCCCTCATGGAGACGACAGCTGACAGTCAACGAAAGCTAGAAGTTCTTCTAGTGGACATGGACACCATGGAGGAGCGCCATGAGGGTCATGTGAGGAAACTGGAAGAGCAGTTTGAGCAGCGGATCTGTGAGCTCCAGCATATCCACAAACAGGAGATTGAAAAGTTACATTCAGAGTATATGGAAAACATTCAGTGTATCCAAAAGCACCAACAGGATGAAAAAGGTCCTGGGGTTTCCGACTCGCCTCCTTGTGATGAGGTCGCCACGCCAATGGAAGAGGAAGAGCAGGGGAAGGGGGAGGATGCACAAATCATGTCAGAGGTGGACTCCATGGTGGTCCTGAAGGACCGCATCCAGGAGCTGGAGGCTCAGATGAGCACCATGAAGGACGAATTGGAGAGCAAGCACCTAGAAGGAGATGTGGCCAGCCTGAGAGAGAAATACCAGAGAGACTTTGAAAGTCTTAAG GCCACGTGTGAACGTGGCTTTGCAGCAATGGAAGACACACACCAGAAGCTAATACATGACCTCCAGAGGCAACATCAGAGAGAGATTTCCAAACTTATGGAAGAGCGAGAGAGACTTTTGGCTGAGGAGACTGCTGCCACAATTGCTG CTATTGAAGCGATGAAGAATGCCCACAAGGAGGAGCTGGAGAAGACCCATCGTTCCCAACTGAGTGGACTGAACTCTGACATTGATGAACTTCGCTTACAATACGA GGAGGAGCTGCAGTCCATCCACAGAGAACTGGAGGTGTTGTCAGAGCAGTACTCTCAGAAATGTCTGGAGAACGCTCACCTGGCTCAGGCACTGGAGGCCGAGAGGCAGGCCCTCCGGCAGTGTCAGAGAGAGAACCAGGAGCTAAACGCTCACAACCAG GAATTAAATAACCGACTGACTACAGAGATCACTCGGATGCGCTCCTGTTTCAGTGGTGAAACAGCGCTGTCACCACTTACCCAGGGCAAAGATGTCTATGAACTGGAG GTGTTGTTACGAATTAAGGAGTCTGAGATCCAGTATCTTAAACAAGAAATCCACTCTTTGAAAGATGAACTGCAGTCTGCTTTAAGG gacaagaaatatgcCACAGACAAATATAAGGACATCTATACAGAGCTCAGCATTGTGAAAGCAAAGGCTGACTGCGACATCTGCAAATTGAAGGAGAAGCTGCTCATTGCCACAGAAGCTTTAGGCGAGAGGATTGTCGATGGAACGGTCACATCTGGATACG atATCATGAAATCAAAAAGTAATCCCGATTTCCTGAAAAAGGAACGATCAACAACCTCCAAGCAATCAAGAGGCATAAGGTCAAAGGTGAGTGTCaagtttaataaaacatttttcttccCTAATTACAGGCATTTTGTCTCAAATTCAAACATGGAGTAA